The Larimichthys crocea isolate SSNF chromosome X, L_crocea_2.0, whole genome shotgun sequence genome segment ctttattttacaattatattttatgtttaactttgtatgaactttgtcctatctaggagactgcctcctgatgggttgatatatgtttgagtgtagacatttctttctgtcccagagatgttggtaccagccacggtgcagaaggggagtaaagcagatatttacgagggtaaccccccCTTTGCATTTAGAGTTTCTCTTTTattacctcagaggagagggagggggagaaatgtctacaaaaggagcagttgaatgtattatcagcagagaggacTTTGCGACTCTTGTAgtcgtactgttgtctctccttggccaagaataaaactctcatttaatactgatcgtgttctcagtctttaacGAATTTCCACGACACAGTCATATCACTATTATTTCTagagaaaacaggaagacaaaCATACTCACGTACAGACTGTGTTCAAAGATCAAAGTTGGTTCATTCACGTGCTGCTCCATGTTACCTGTGGTTCAggtgtaaatggtaaatggactgtacttatatagcgcctcTCTAGTGTTCCGACCActctcattcatacactgatggcacaacttggggttcagtatcttgcccaaggacaattcagcatgcagaccggggagccgggggatcaAACTGCCGGTCATCTGATTAgaggacgacccgctctgcctgtgagccacagccgtgTATATAAAGAGCAGGACAGCCTCCTCATCATCACTGCATCACTCACCTCATACCTGAACATCAGCTCACATTTACCTGACAGGTAagacaccctctctctctctctctctctctctctctctctctctctctctctctctctctctctctctgtcattccaTGTTAGTAAATTCTTAAACTGTTTTGATGTCTCTGACTCCCAGCAGACATTCAGACTTCAtcttccttcatcctcctcatcatcttcatcatgaaggctctcctgctcctctctgttttGCTCAGCAGCGTTCTTGCTatcacagctgcagcaggcccCCCCCAACCCTTTTATTGTGAAGATCACAGGTCCATATTTAAAAGTCTTCTTGTTTATATGAACACAACATGACTGAGTGCTCCTTCAAACACATGACACTTCATTTGGGTTTGTTGGTGTAACACTCACTTGAATGGATTTCATGTCAGTAATTCTTTTTATAGCACATGAGGCTCTGTACTTTCTAGTTTGAATATtgtaataaatcaatcaatgatATCAGAGAtagatgttttgtgttttcctctcagtgGAAGCTGTTGAAGCTGCACCACAGGAGCTGCACGAGGACAACCAGTGTAAGTTGCTCTCACACAGAAAACGACtgtaatgtgtgttgtgtgatgtgatgaacaCATTGTAGCTCAGCACACTGTAACAgagcttgtgttttctgtttctgtctcagtgGGACAAAATGAAGTTGGAGTTTTTGTTCATGAAGgtaaaaagctgaaagaaagaTTCATTCCATCGTGGGTCATATTAGTGATAGACTGTGATCAGAATGTGACTTTGTCTTTTAGAGGAAGAGCCTGACATGTTATCTGCTGGAGAGGTGGCTTCATCAGCTCAAGGTTTGTTGTCTTGAATGAAACATTGAACACTGAGTCTGTCCATGGACACAGTGAAATCAAGTGATGTGTTCAAGTCATGAtgtgctcctctctctcctctgcaggtcGTTTCTTCACATGTCCCTCTGGTTGGGTGAGATACAAGAGCGGCTGCTATCTGTACGTGAGCTCCGGCAGATCCTGGAGCAGTGCTGCGGTACTTTAAATTCTTTACTTAAAGACACACTTGTAGTCCGAAGTGTATTTCTCTGCTCTTTATCTGACAAACTGACAGTCACTAATGTGTGTCTACCTCCTTCCAGGCCTACTGTGCCAGTCTGGGAGCCTCCTTGGCTTCTGTCCATGATGTGTTTGATTACACTTTCCTCCAGGATCTTACCAAGAGAGCAGGAAGCTCCTACGCCTGGATGGGAGGATTCTACTTTCAGGTTATCAGACTTCTTACATCtttaataaaaagataaatccATGTCAACACATATGTGTCAATCAAACCACATAACACATGAATCACCATCCTGGTTCAGCTGCATGGACATGAAAATGTGAGAGTAGAAGTCTGCAGCTTGTTACATTTCATGTGTCTTGTGTCCAGGGCTGGAGGTGGGTGGATCAGAGCTCCTTCAGCTACAGCTACTGGAGCTCACAGTCCTCTGCCAGCAGCTATCCGTGCATCTACCTTAATGCCAGAGGTAAGACAGAACATTGATCTGTCACTTCAACTCAACTTCATCTTTAGTAACATTCATCGAGCTCATAATACTTCTAGAATGAAGATAACTGTCTTTATAGTCTGACTTCATTCAGGCTTTAATGATTAGATTTGTAAAGGATTCATAAACTCAAGAATGCTCATGATTACAGTCAATATTAGGCTGTGGAATGTGAATGAATGCACTTTGTCTCTTGCAGCGGGCTGGTCCAATCATGGCTGCAGTACTACATGGCCATCCATCTGCATGAGGAGAGCTGATAGCTGCTAAACCTGACACCAGGATACAGCTGTGTGTACTGATCTTAATCATAATCAtgtgaatgtgtcattttagatAAGTGTTAGCATACAAATATCtacaaatacatataatacatgtaACAGCAGTTACATGTATTATAATACATTCATGAAAGCTGCAGACTTGTTGATGACTTCATGCTGTACATATGAAACTAAATGCTTCTTGCTAGTTGATAGAAAATCATATTTGTAAAGAGGCCACAgtgatgatttcttttttttactttggaaTACATGTTTTACAGAAATAAGAATTGTATTAGAaagtgaaacacagaaaataaataataaacaatgtttGGTGCATCATTGTGATTTCTTTGCTAACAGCGACATTAGCATGCGTTCTTCATTCAAGTCttataataatcatcataataataataataataataataataataataatgataacaataatcatgtaaattcaaaagtaaaaacataacaGATTCAATGCCATAAAAACCAGCAGTAAAAAGACAATAACTAACAATAAACgataaagagagagataaaaagtaaaagataaatacctaaaacaaataaataaatagattcatAGAATCACAAAGAGGTAGCAGCAGCTCCGTCACTGAATGCGGCCAGCGCGCACACAcgcagcgcacacacagacacacacaaactacataTCTTCCCAGTTCCCTTCTGCTCCGCACCAAACAAagcataacaaaacacacacacctcttcccCTCACCGGACAATAGCACGGCCAAGGGTGCACACTTGGCAGCGCTATTGTTCAACGTATTCAACGTATGCATACACAAGCAGATGAGAACTTACCCGGTGTGTGGAAATGCGCCCGCCACCACTTACCTGTCCGCTCCCGGCGGAGAAACAGGGCGTACGCAGCATCGTCATTATATAGGAGGATGACGCGCATTATTAGTGATCATGTGATGCGGAGAAATATGTGTTTATTATGGAAGATAAATAGTGACCATAGTGCTAtaatttttatacattttttgtcaaattcttttttcactctattttttttaattttacatgcattttaacccgcacacacacacatgcagtacaacggcagagacatgcaaacgtggagagagatggtagagtgatgggcagccagccagaccagcgcccagcgagcagttgggggggaaggggatcggtgccttgctcaagggcacctcagctAGTAGTCCGAGTGGGAGGGCTACCACTATAAAAGGGGCTGCCTGGGCCCTAATCATGGAGAGTGTGTGGTTGGTTACGgacagtagtcgagttgtaaaaggaaaccaggggggatggggaaatttttcatttatgttacatattttccagcaggggggtctgggggtcctcccccataaaattttgtatttgttagatgcaatttcctgcattctagtcaattttagtgtgacttgctagacatggcaaatcctaaatcccatctgattcatagcttgcattctcagttgcatggcctgcacaagacaatactatttatcggaaagaaacaataaccacttaactatggacatcatgtcattcacattttttttaaacatatttgtaaaaacattttaaatatctttatttgtaaatgtgctcaaatattttttaaacacaactttgtgtatgtttttaacatcgttgtgtgtttttaaacatatttaaatacatttaaacacatttttgttaaaaaacatcttcacttaaaaaaacacaatttaaggaggaggaaagaagacttcgagttttaagacgacgcgatgtttgaaacaagcggtattaaagaatatgaagcagcaggtagcagctagcggtgctgctaaggctgaaacaacacagagtgtggatgattgacacctgtcacctgtcgaccaatcagagtcaggctGAATCTATTCGACCGCCCACATGTCCCTTGACCacaccaatgacgatccagaatgaagtaaaccaaAGGTTAGTTATATTGCAGCAACGAGtggtcacacttcactgtcaaagcctctttgtctttatgtaacaaccaggagcttcatgactgattcaaactaaagcagagacattagcaggagacattagcaggagacattacagagacatagcaggagacattcgagacatagcaggagacattcGCAGGAGAGACATTAGCAAGGACAtcatagcaggagacattagcaggagacatagcagagacatagcagagacattagcggaacattagcagagacataggagcaatagcaggagacattagcagagacatagcaggagacattagcagagactgAGGAGACCTTAGAGAGACATAGAGACTTAGCAGGAGAACATTaacaggagacatagcaggacattagcaggagacattagcaggagacgggagacattagcagaatagacatagcaggagacattagcagtgtttcttcgcgctgaaatagaacttttgacacaaacagcaaagatccGACATTACTggtcgttttgtggattttgttactactctttgggggctagctccCGAGTTTTCATCGTACAGTTGATACACACATATGTTtgtaaagatatattttttttttcccccgccggCGCCCCTAAACTCCTCTGGCGCCCCCCCAAGGGAGTGCGCTCACATTGAAAAACCGTCTGACATAGTATaggactgattatcataaagccccccaCTAATGTCATGAATGTAATTCTACCCTGTTCAACgtattaataaaaaagaattttCACTGCAATTGTAAAAATGCCAAGGGGATGGAAGAAGGATTGACCATTTTTAGAAGGGGATGATTTTGAACCATTTTTccccaggggggatgccacCCCCCCCTCAACTCGATATGGTTACGGAGGAGGTGACATGTGGTGAGTTGGGTTTTGAGAGTTGAGTTATGAAAGAACTCGTTttcttgtttattgttttttcctttcgtttttttcttttttttaaattttttttgagTTTGTAAATATTGTGCACTGTTTTGAACCTGGTGGGTGgggaataaatcaaaataaaatacaaatcaattttattttgtatagccaaaacacacaagtcattttcctcagagggctttacaatctgtcaGGGAGGACACccctgtccttagaccctcgttTTCAAAGTGAGGAAAAAACTTGCCCAAAAAACCttaacagggagaaaaaaaaggagtcccccggcagtctatTCCTATATGGGCCCAGGCATAACCTAAGGATATGAACCTGAGCCCAGCCTCCTACTACTATAGGCTTcatcaaaaaggaaagttaagttctattcttaaaagtgttgaactgtgtctgcctcccgaatCCAAGTAATGGAGTTGTTCCCACAGAAGAGGGGACCTGTGATagtgaaagctctggctcccaggttctacttttgtttctggAGACTATAGGAAACCACAAGAAACGCAAGCAATCCTGAGAGCGCAGCAGTGTTCTAGGGGGGTAGTACGGTATTATGAGGCTCTTTTGTATGATGGGCGGACCATGAAGAgcttgtaagtaaggagaagaatttaaattcattcTAGATTTATAGTTAGCCTATGCCAAGGAAgccaaatgggagagatgtTGATCtttgatcttggttcctgtcagaaaacgtgcagcagcattctgaattaccCTGCAACGTCCTCAAAGGCCTTATTGAACAGCTGCTAAAAACGAGTACAATTTCGTCCAGCGTGAAGTAAACAAATGCGTGGGACCGTTTTCGCATCTATTGAGCGACAATTGCGTCTGATTTAGCGATTGTACGTAAAAGTAGAAGTGCAGTCCCCgactttgttttatgtggacgtttacagacaaattctgatcaaaaaacaactccaagaatttttcttacagtggagctggGGGCCAGGGTGGGTGTTGATCCCATTAAAGTAACTCTAAGTCTCTAGAAGAGAGtctctgaggtgtttgggtccaattacaagaacttcagttttgtatGAATtgaacatcaaaaaattgtaggtcatccaactttttatatcctgaGGCATGCTTGGGAGTTTAGTTAATTgatggttgcatcaggcttgatcgataccttaattgggtgtcgtcagctAACAATGAAAATTTATAGAGTGATTTCCTACAtgtccctaaaggaagcatatcTAAACTAAAAGAAGTGGTCCAAttacagaaccttgtgggactccatgacaaacttggTATtcatggaggattcatcattgaagTGAACAACATGAGATCGAATCttaaaaatacgatttaaaacCAGCTTAGcgcggttcctttgatgcccaATTTGTGTTCCGTCtctaaaagaatttgatggtcaatggtgtcaaatgcagcattACGCTCTGACTTTCCACATCCACTCCGGCCCCCTCCTGCTTGCTTTCCCCTCATTACCTGCCCCAGTAAACTTTCCACTCACCatgtcagccccgcctcctcatcagtcaccttGGTTTCTCCGCCTCCCACACCTTCTCTCATCAGTAATCACCCGTattaagcaccaacctccagacactcctTGCCCGATGTTTTCGCGTCATGCAcgtctttccagcactttgtCCGGGACTGATCTACCGTTGCCACCCGCCGCCCTTGACCCTGCTAGTcgtctctgccccggtaataACCTCAGTTTTCGTTCAGAtccacgagttctgcctcagtgtttctgttgtctgtctggctgttcccatggctgtttggaggtttccccggggcagtctgtcccccttGTCCAGTTCGTTGCCACGACTCTCCCGATTTGATtggacttattccctctctatccacctgccatatcgcctgctgtgacGTTTCTCAATAAGGAAAACATTACGAAGTTCCCCTTTGCTGTTGTGCTTGCATTTGGGGTCCTACCACAAGCCCGTTCAGTACAATCCTGGCAAAGCATGGATCCTCCAGCACCACACCGCTTCGCCAGCAGAGCTACGCCCCGGAGAGGGTGGGAGAACATTTCCAGCGACACGAAGGGAGTGGTTGCTTCCACCGCAGCCGAGGTATCGCCAGGCTACCGTCACTCAACAACAGGCTGCCGCCTAACCAGACGAGCAGACATTAGCGGCATTATGCTTCCAGATCCAGCCGCTCACTAATGTGCTCTCACACATATGGTCCAGAACCTACCTCACAGCGCCCGCTGCCGTCTCCAACCACAGCAAACCTGGTCCAGGTTTCTGACAACCCACGAGTTTGGGCTCCCGGAACGTTAATATGGCGGGGGATCCCAGAGGTTCTGTAATCCGTTTTTTATTACGAACTGCCTCAATCCTGTTCgccctgcagacacacacattcgccTCGGAGAGGCAAAGTGGCGTTCCCATTAATCACTACGTGGAGGGCCCCGCCTGTGGGGAACCGCTGAATGGGAAACGTCACAAACTCCTGCTTgcagcagctcttcagagatAGAGACTTCGCTGCTGAGCTCCGGAAGGTTTTTTTGGCCTCCCCACATTGAGCTCATCGAACTCCACACCCGGGGTGCGACTCGACGGCATCAGGCCAGGCGGGAGGAGCAGCGGACAGCGAGGGGACGTTTGGGCATCCCTTCCTTCCCAGTCCGTTGCAGCTAGTACCGGAGGTATCCTCTTCCCGCTGACCCTCAGAGGGGAGATTCCAGCACCTATGCATGTGTTTGCAGAACCACTCTGTCACCAAGGAACGCCCAGCGTCGTCAAAGACACAATCCTATGTCTGTACTGGGACAGAGGACACTTCGTCTCCAGGTGTCCAGCAACACGCCAGGGTCTACCAGTAGCGAGGGGATGTACTGGTGAGTCCAACCTCTGAACTGTCCCTCAGGAAAAGCCCCCTCCTCTTCCATGGTCGCCTGCTCTACCAGGGGGCTCCACTCCCTTGCGTCTTCATTGACTTGGCGCCGACCGTCTCCATATTAATGAAAGAGCTGGCCCAGCCGTGGAGATAGAAGGGTTCCGCTGCCTCAGCCTTGTCCCCTCCAACGGCCCTGGACGGTCACCTTGCTGGGGGATCCGCACTCATCAGACGTTCTCATGTGCAGCCATTGCTTCTCTCCGTCAACCACTCCTACGAAACTATCACGTTTTTTACCTCTGGACTCTCCGGTACCCCCTTCATTTTGGGATCCCTGGCTCCGGCGCCACAATCCCCACATAGACTGGGCGACGGGGAGCCATTCTGGGCTGGAGCTCGACTGGTCACCAAGTCTGTCTCAAGCAGGGCCTTCGCTCCTCCGTCCAGGCCCTTGCAACCACGTTGGCCTCTGATTGATGGGGGTCCCGCCGAGTTACCTATTTCAGGGAGGTTATTTTCAGCAGGCGCAGGCGGACCTCTTTGCCTCCCACCACCTCCATTTATGACTGGCCATAGTCTTCTACCCGGCACCAGTCCTCCCCGAGTTCGTCTCTACTCAAATGTCCGCAACAGAGAGGAAGGCCATGGAGACTACTTAACGAATAATCACTGGCGGAGGAATCATACGTACGTAATCCTCACCGGCTGGAGCGGGGTTCT includes the following:
- the LOC104939992 gene encoding ladderlectin-like; this translates as MKALLLLSVLLSSVLAITAAAVEAVEAAPQELHEDNQLGQNEVGVFVHEEEEPDMLSAGEVASSAQGRFFTCPSGWVRYKSGCYLYVSSGRSWSSAAAYCASLGASLASVHDVFDYTFLQDLTKRAGSSYAWMGGFYFQGWRWVDQSSFSYSYWSSQSSASSYPCIYLNARAGWSNHGCSTTWPSICMRRADSC